From the genome of Vicia villosa cultivar HV-30 ecotype Madison, WI linkage group LG2, Vvil1.0, whole genome shotgun sequence, one region includes:
- the LOC131646966 gene encoding transcription factor bHLH18-like — MEVEATKMTPNDESWTSWLCDLDPEDYKIINDMNMVPLSQDHNILQQSLSSGSHCSQTTSSTMSNSSGDVVNSCERPSKSLKTNNPSNIGYPFSLKNDSSLSYILCFDNPEPEAELEREQGPKGKILNHGKCLTSKGLLENQKKEPKRGILESKKTDAVSKHAQDHIIAERKRREKLSQQFIALSALIPDLKKMDKASVLGDAIKYMKQLQEQVKILEQKNQRNNIESVVYVEKTKSCSSDEDVSVSDTSSNTGNGGNCCHPSKMNRSLPEVEARVSEKNVLIRIHCEKEKGVLMKIIQVIENLNLSVISNSTLLFGTMKLDITIIAQMDDEFSLSVQELVRAIRVGLLQFM, encoded by the exons ATGGAAGTTGAAGCTACCAAAATGACACCAAATGATGAGTCATGGACAAGTTGGTTGTGTGATTTG GATCCAGAAGATTATAAAATCATCAATGACATGAACATGGTACCTTTGTCACAAGACCATAACATCTTGCAACAATCTTTGTCTAGTGGTAGCCATTGTTCTCAAACAACCTCAAGCACTATGAGTAATTCCTCAGGAGATGTTGTTAACAGCTGTGAGAGACCTTCAAAGTCACTCAAGACTAATAACCCTTCAAATATAGGGTACCCTTTTTCACTAAAGAATGATTCTTCTCTTTCCTACATTCTTTGTTTCGACAATCCAGAACCAGAAGCAGAACTAGAACGAGAACAAGGACCAAAAGGTAAGATTTTGAATCATGGGAAGTGTTTAACTTCAAAAGGGTTATTGGAGAATCAGAAAAAGGAACCTAAAAGAGGTATTCTAGAGAGTAAAAAGACTGATGCAGTTTCAAAACATGCTCAAGATCATATAATTgctgagagaaagagaagagagaaacttAGTCAACAGTTCATAGCTCTTTCAGCACTGATTCCAGATTTGAAAAAG ATGGATAAGGCTTCTGTGTTAGGAGATGCTATAAAGTATATGAAACAGCTTCAAGAACAAGTGAAGATATTGGAACAGAAGAACCAAAGGAACAACATTGAATCTGTGGTTTATGTTGAGAAGACCAAGTCATGTTCTTCAGATGAAGATGTTTCGGTTTCAGACACTTCCTCAAATACTGGAAATGGTGGTAATTGTTGTCACCCTTCAAAAATGAATCGGTCACTGCCAGAAGTTGAGGCTAGAGTGTCAGAGAAAAACGTGCTGATAAGAATTCACTGTGAGAAAGAAAAGGGTGTGTTGATGAAGATAATCCAAGTGATAGAGAATCTTAACCTTTCTGTCATTAGTAATAGTACCTTGCTTTTTGGAACCATGAAACTTGACATTACCATCATAGCTCAG ATGGATGATGAATTCAGCTTAAGTGTGCAGGAGCTAGTTAGAGCCATTCGAGTTGGACTGTTGCAATTCATGTAG
- the LOC131646965 gene encoding transcription factor bHLH18-like translates to MMEIVSPIYVPEHELEDLSFFHQYPMDSLSSPFDNFDFNFDNNYETTPNCLPLETHPDDHYVAQTRPTKKIKTLSDTEQAGDYLIASNPRPTSYSSPQLISFEHFNATSIANSNELYNLDYAEVKPKLEKGCNGNKDFAVNYDIRVNQTRNSTQAKEHVMAERKRREKLTRSFIALSAIVPGLKKMDKASVLGDAISYMKKLQTRLHTLEAQAEDNKKTGSAIQVKRSVIFTDNDDDDDSSNTNNQTLPGIEVRVSRKDVLIKIQCDKHKGRASTSTVLGKLETLNLTVQSSTLLPFGNNIVDLTIVAQMNEENCVKAKELLGSIQHALIINNN, encoded by the exons ATGATGGAAATTGTGTCCCCCATCTACGTACCTGAACAT GAACTTGAGGATCTCAGTTTCTTTCATCAATACCCTATGGATTCTCTTTCATCTCCATTTGACAACTTTGACTTCAACTTTGACAACAACTACGAAACAACACCAAATTGTTTACCACTTGAAACTCATCCTGATGATCACTACGTTGCTCAAACAAGACCAACCAAGAAGATCAAGACTTTAAGTGACACCGAACAAGCCGGTGATTACTTGATAGCCTCAAACCCTAGACCTACTTCCTATTCATCACCTCAACTCATTTCTTTTGAGCACTTCAATGCAACATCAATCGCTAATTCTAACGAACTTTACAATCTCGATTATGCTGAAGTGAAACCTAAACTAGAGAAAGGGTGTAACGGAAACAAAGATTTTGCTGTAAATTATGATATCCGAGTAAATCAGACGAGGAACTCAACTCAAGCAAAAGAACATGTAATGGCTGAAAGAAAACGAAGGGAAAAGCTCACCAGAAGTTTCATTGCTCTTTCTGCCATCGTTCCTGGCCTCAAGAAG ATGGATAAGGCTTCTGTGCTGGGAGATGCAATAAGCTATATGAAAAAACTACAAACACGTTTGCATACATTAGAGGCACAAGCTGAAGACAACAAAAAGACTGGATCTGCAATCCAAGTGAAGAGATCGGTTATATTCactgataatgatgatgatgatgacagcAGCAACACCAACAACCAAACACTTCCTGGAATCGAAGTTAGAGTTTCAAGGAAAGATGTACTCATCAAAATTCAATGTGACAAACACAAGGGACGTGCCTCTACCTCTACGGTACTAGGAAAACTAGAAACCCTAAATCTCACTGTCCAAAGTAGTACCTTATTGCCCTTCGGAAACAACATTGTTGATTTAACTATTGTAGCTCAG ATGAACGAGGAAAACTGTGTGAAAGCAAAGGAACTTCTAGGAAGCATACAACATGCATTAATCATCAATAATAATTAA